A window from Drosophila miranda strain MSH22 chromosome Y unlocalized genomic scaffold, D.miranda_PacBio2.1 Contig_Y2_pilon, whole genome shotgun sequence encodes these proteins:
- the LOC117192573 gene encoding uncharacterized protein LOC117192573 produces the protein MGEPLTPRPSYDSSSDEGFTSPTMEADKHWESTCQASTDEKFLHDRRFGKAGGRPWVRHSVRELNRQLEAERATTGPYSDVSEDVDGPANCQKNTPANIAVDVAPWTTWKDADRTLQLLHAHPRPITPPGPEREIIPASDIDTTSDDEVQLLGEDDTTPLRIRDGSLGDALPRRLRNLGLQDEHEPPRHVTGNELPQLLQELGLGDGPVSPIPRDDGDEEVVWILGGQENQNGPIPDTCWDDGWHARLQEWDAQEEAAAPERRENPDWQPLDHAPMKWLSPDPTDHNAPNPEPTSCMAQEAEPGNASQPKEDSDLANRPSRLAGKHA, from the coding sequence ATGGGAGAACCGCTGACCCCACGGCCGAGCTACGACAGCAGCTCCGACGAAGGGTTCACCAGCCCCACGATGGAGGCCGACAAGCACTGGGAGTCGACCTGCCAGGCAAGCACCGATGAAAAGTTCTTGCACGACCGACGCTTCGGAAAAGCGGGTGGCCGCCCATGGGTCAGGCACTCCGTCCGGGAGCTAAACCGCCAACTGGAGGCCGAGCGGGCCACGACGGGCCCATACTCGGACGTGAGCGAGGACGTAGATGGGCCGGCCAACTGCCAGAAGAACACTCCAGCCAACATCGCGGTTGACGTGGCACCTTGGACCACCTGGAAGGACGCCGACAGGACCCTGCAACTGCTGCACGCCCATCCACGGCCCATCACCCCACCCGGGCCCGAGAGGGAGATCATCCCCGCGTCGGACATCGACACAACAAGCGACGACGAGGTACAGCTCCTAGGAGAGGACGACACCACTCCGCTACGGATCCGCGACGGCAGTCTGGGCGATGCGCTGCCCCGACGGCTCCGGAACCTCGGCCTTCAGGATGAACACGAGCCACCCAGACACGTAACCGGCAATGAGCTGCCCCAACTGCTCCAGGAACTCGGCCTGGGGGACGGACCCGTGTCCCCGATACCCAGGGATGACGGAGACGAGGAGGTAGTCTGGATCCTGGGAGGGCAGGAGAACCAAAACGGCCCGATCCCGGACACCTGCTGGGACGACGGGTGGCACGCCAGACTGCAGGAGTGGGACGcgcaggaggaggcggcaGCCCCGGAAAGAAGGGAGAATCCCGATTGGCAGCCGCTGGACCACGCACCAATGAAGTGGCTATCGCCAGATCCCACCGACCACAACGCCCCGAACCCGGAACCGACGAGCTGCATGGCCCAAGAGGCCGAACCAGGAAACGCGAGCCAACCAAAGGAGGACAGCGACCTGGCCAATCGCCCCAGTCGCCTGGCGGGTAAGCACGCCTGA